The following are encoded in a window of Haloarcula halophila genomic DNA:
- the leuS gene encoding leucine--tRNA ligase gives MARRYDHTRVQEYWQHVWEREGVYDCPDDAVGTSSGEPSVGDAPEDADGPTYVLGMFPYTSGSLHMGHIRNYAITDAYARYRRMDGDEVLHPMGWDAFGLPAENAAYQRDTDPESWTRSCIERMRDDLEEMGFGYDWSREITTCDPAYYRWNQWLFTRFYDEGLVEYDAATVNWCPDCETVLADAQVERPEGTDRHGPGHGDDRGVCWRCGTDVEQRDLDQWFFTITDYADELYDGLNDLDGWPEGVRDSQRNWIGRQEGARVAFETDTGPIEAFTTRLDTVYGATYLAVSPGHDLARELAEDDDAVADYVESVADADDAGLSGVETDLTATHPYTGEELPVYVAAYVLDDVGTGAVMGVPAHNERDHAFADEHDLPVEQVVEPVDGTETNLPGKPYTEDGMLTDSGAYDGLASTAARDRLLDHDGAEAATTYRLRDWLISRQRYWGTPIPIVHCDDCGHVPVPDDELPVELPEYVQTTGNPLDAAEEWKHVDCPDCGADAVRETDTMDTFVDSSWYFLRYLSPDFEEAPFDQATADEWLPVDVYVGGEEHAVLHLLYIRFFTRALADLGLLDRREPVDRLINQGTVLHGGEKMSKSKGNDIAPHEYGAETTRLFVLSAAHPAQDFEWTVKDVSTAYEFQQTLYGMATAFAEGADRTDTADHDAYLEREIDRTIAAVTEEYERFRFHRVVSELQRFARLLRRYASYEEPYRFAYGRALRVLTKLVAPIAPYLAEEMWLALDEDGPVAAASWPEPLHEVDHYRIERQLVRRTLDDVREITEVVDIDDPDTIELVVAPAWKYDAYEIARAADPDDAIVGAIMDHGTIRDHGDDAADYAADLAEDGAGLEPIVDGERELSVLEQARWLFEDEFGADVAVRRGGDDDLARKARPNKPAIHIS, from the coding sequence ATGGCTCGTCGCTACGACCACACGCGGGTCCAGGAGTACTGGCAACACGTCTGGGAACGGGAGGGCGTCTACGACTGTCCCGACGACGCCGTCGGAACGAGTTCCGGCGAGCCCTCGGTCGGTGACGCTCCCGAGGACGCCGACGGTCCGACCTACGTGCTGGGGATGTTCCCCTACACCTCCGGCTCGCTGCATATGGGACACATCCGCAACTACGCGATCACCGACGCCTATGCCCGGTATCGGCGGATGGACGGGGACGAGGTGCTCCACCCGATGGGGTGGGACGCCTTCGGCCTGCCCGCCGAGAACGCCGCCTACCAGCGGGATACCGACCCCGAATCCTGGACCCGCTCGTGTATCGAGCGGATGCGCGACGATCTCGAAGAGATGGGCTTTGGCTACGACTGGTCGCGGGAGATCACCACCTGCGACCCGGCGTACTACCGCTGGAACCAGTGGCTGTTCACCCGTTTCTACGACGAGGGGTTGGTCGAGTACGACGCCGCGACGGTCAACTGGTGCCCCGACTGCGAGACGGTGCTTGCCGACGCACAGGTCGAACGCCCCGAGGGGACCGACCGCCACGGTCCGGGACACGGTGACGACCGGGGTGTCTGCTGGCGCTGTGGCACCGATGTCGAACAGCGGGACCTCGACCAGTGGTTCTTCACGATCACCGACTACGCCGACGAACTCTACGACGGCCTGAACGATCTGGACGGGTGGCCGGAGGGCGTCAGGGACAGCCAGCGCAACTGGATCGGGCGCCAGGAGGGCGCCCGCGTGGCCTTCGAGACCGACACCGGACCGATCGAGGCGTTTACGACGCGACTCGACACCGTCTACGGCGCGACCTATCTCGCGGTCTCGCCGGGTCACGACCTGGCCCGGGAACTGGCCGAGGACGACGACGCCGTCGCCGACTACGTCGAGTCGGTCGCCGACGCCGACGACGCCGGCCTGAGCGGGGTCGAGACCGATCTCACGGCGACCCACCCCTACACCGGCGAGGAGTTGCCGGTGTACGTCGCCGCCTACGTCCTGGACGACGTGGGGACCGGCGCCGTGATGGGTGTCCCGGCCCACAACGAACGGGATCACGCCTTCGCCGACGAACACGACCTCCCGGTCGAGCAAGTCGTCGAGCCCGTCGACGGCACCGAGACGAACCTCCCCGGGAAACCGTACACCGAGGACGGGATGCTCACCGACAGCGGGGCGTACGACGGGCTGGCGAGTACGGCCGCCCGCGACCGGCTGCTGGACCACGATGGTGCCGAAGCGGCGACGACCTACCGCCTGCGGGACTGGCTGATCTCCCGGCAGCGGTACTGGGGAACGCCCATCCCGATCGTCCACTGCGACGACTGCGGGCACGTCCCCGTCCCCGACGACGAGTTGCCGGTCGAGTTACCCGAGTACGTCCAGACGACCGGCAACCCCCTCGACGCCGCCGAGGAGTGGAAACACGTCGACTGTCCCGACTGCGGGGCCGACGCCGTCCGGGAGACCGACACGATGGACACTTTCGTCGACTCCTCGTGGTACTTCCTGCGCTATCTCTCGCCGGACTTCGAGGAGGCTCCCTTCGATCAGGCGACCGCCGACGAGTGGCTCCCCGTCGACGTCTACGTCGGGGGCGAGGAACACGCCGTCCTCCACCTGCTGTACATCCGGTTTTTCACGCGGGCGCTCGCCGACCTGGGCCTGCTCGATCGTCGGGAACCGGTCGACCGGCTCATCAACCAGGGGACGGTGCTCCACGGCGGCGAGAAGATGTCCAAATCGAAGGGCAACGACATCGCGCCCCACGAGTACGGGGCCGAGACAACGCGGCTGTTCGTCCTCTCGGCGGCCCACCCCGCCCAGGACTTCGAGTGGACGGTCAAGGACGTCTCGACGGCCTACGAGTTCCAGCAGACCCTCTACGGGATGGCGACGGCGTTCGCCGAGGGAGCGGATCGGACCGACACCGCCGATCACGACGCCTACCTCGAACGGGAGATCGACCGCACCATCGCCGCGGTCACCGAGGAGTACGAGCGGTTCCGATTCCACCGCGTGGTCAGCGAACTCCAGCGGTTCGCCCGCTTGTTGCGACGGTACGCGAGCTACGAGGAGCCCTACCGCTTTGCCTACGGGCGGGCGCTGCGGGTGCTGACGAAACTGGTCGCACCGATCGCCCCCTACCTCGCCGAGGAGATGTGGCTCGCCCTGGACGAGGACGGCCCGGTCGCGGCCGCTAGCTGGCCTGAACCGCTCCACGAAGTCGACCACTACCGCATCGAACGCCAACTCGTCCGCCGGACGCTGGACGACGTCCGTGAGATCACCGAGGTCGTCGACATCGACGACCCCGATACGATCGAACTCGTCGTCGCACCGGCCTGGAAGTACGACGCCTACGAGATCGCCCGCGCGGCCGATCCCGACGACGCCATCGTCGGTGCGATCATGGACCACGGGACGATCCGGGACCACGGCGACGACGCGGCCGACTACGCCGCCGACTTGGCCGAAGACGGGGCCGGCCTGGAACCGATCGTCGACGGGGAACGCGAGTTGTCGGTGCTGGAACAGGCCCGCTGGCTGTTCGAAGACGAGTTCGGGGCCGACGTGGCAGTGCGTCGTGGCGGCGACGACGATCTCGCCCGGAAAGCCCGGCCGAACAAGCCCGCGATCCACATCTCCTGA
- a CDS encoding MBL fold metallo-hydrolase, with the protein MAIGDVFEAEHCEDVYYVDTGMFDVEEYGSVYIVDAERPALVDTGIGTRYENVLDAMDEVGIAPVDLDVIALTHVHLDHAGGAGHLVAACPNATVYVHGSGARHLVDPERLWEGTKRAVGDQIQYYVEPEPIPEDRIETIEDGDEIDLGDHSFEVVHAPGHAPHQVVFSDPAIDGVFTADAAGIYTPSTDEIHVTSPPANFELETALEDVERIQALDPETLLYGHFGPAQTDDRLAVYADKLAEWVAEVAEVRADLGDDDAVVDHFVETVETDDVWSDHKSRAEVAMNVRGVLVALDRRAE; encoded by the coding sequence ATGGCAATCGGTGACGTGTTCGAGGCCGAGCACTGCGAGGACGTCTACTACGTCGACACCGGTATGTTCGACGTCGAGGAGTACGGATCGGTGTACATCGTCGACGCCGAGCGGCCCGCACTCGTGGATACGGGTATCGGGACCCGGTACGAGAACGTCCTCGACGCGATGGACGAGGTCGGGATCGCCCCCGTTGACCTCGACGTGATCGCGCTGACACACGTCCATCTGGACCACGCCGGCGGCGCCGGTCACCTCGTCGCGGCGTGTCCGAACGCCACGGTATACGTCCACGGCTCCGGTGCGCGCCACCTGGTCGATCCCGAGCGGCTCTGGGAAGGGACCAAACGGGCCGTCGGCGACCAGATCCAGTACTACGTCGAGCCGGAACCGATCCCCGAGGACCGCATCGAGACGATCGAGGACGGCGACGAGATCGACTTAGGCGATCACAGCTTCGAGGTCGTCCACGCGCCGGGGCACGCTCCCCACCAGGTCGTCTTCTCCGATCCGGCCATCGACGGCGTGTTCACGGCCGACGCTGCCGGCATCTACACGCCCTCGACCGACGAGATCCACGTCACGAGCCCGCCGGCGAACTTCGAGCTGGAGACGGCCCTCGAAGACGTCGAACGCATCCAGGCGCTCGATCCGGAGACGCTGCTGTACGGACATTTCGGGCCGGCCCAGACCGACGACCGGCTGGCGGTGTACGCCGACAAACTCGCCGAGTGGGTCGCCGAGGTGGCCGAAGTCCGTGCCGATCTCGGCGACGACGACGCCGTCGTCGACCACTTCGTCGAGACTGTCGAGACCGACGATGTCTGGAGCGACCACAAGTCCAGAGCCGAGGTCGCGATGAACGTCCGGGGCGTACTGGTCGCGCTGGATCGCCGAGCGGAGTGA
- a CDS encoding cation:proton antiporter → MAGSSTLLIPLVAGIIGLGVVAQLAAARLRIPSIIFYLLVGVIIGQPGLGIIGSGTFGGALSAIVGLAVAIIVFEGAYHLRFERIREAPAATFRLVTLGAAIALIGTAVAVKFAFSEPAVSWNLAFLIGALLVATGPTVITPILNVVPVRDRVATALETEGIVNDVTAAIIAVVVFETVNPAANSQGLVRAFAFRLGTGLLVGLIVAGLLYYLLQYIDLSPSDAPRNARLLTLAGALVAYAAANTIATEAGVAAAATAGVALGNIDHPYEEDIEEFKGDITLLVLSFVFIALAAQLSLDALIDVGLAGIVVVAAVALLIRPLLVFVSMTGDRFTRAEKLFVSFVGPRGIIPASVATLFAVELNTVAEERRAEAAELTGAEADALLQQAQLLGTQAEILLGTVFLVIFVTALLEGGLARTIAEKLNVIPMRVIIVGGGKVGRALAERLEDRGENIVIIEQDESIVERARNEGYAVEIGDGTDTDVLRSAGAENAKTVVAATGDDDANLLVSQLASSKFGVERIIARANNPNNVEAFEDLGVRTISSAMATAWAIDNQIERPAIAHWMTDVGRSGDVQEVEVKNEELIGKSVREIGPMLPDACLIALVSGKDYEDAQVPTADYVLQEGDMVTLLGRRESVRDGMKLVGDG, encoded by the coding sequence GTGGCTGGTAGCTCTACACTACTGATCCCTCTCGTCGCCGGTATCATCGGACTCGGTGTGGTCGCACAACTCGCGGCCGCTCGGCTCAGAATCCCGAGTATCATCTTCTACCTGCTCGTCGGGGTTATCATCGGGCAACCGGGACTGGGGATCATCGGCAGCGGTACCTTCGGCGGTGCGCTGTCGGCGATCGTCGGCCTGGCTGTCGCGATCATCGTCTTCGAGGGGGCCTACCACTTGCGGTTCGAACGCATCAGAGAGGCGCCCGCGGCGACGTTTCGGCTCGTGACCCTCGGTGCCGCTATCGCGTTGATCGGGACCGCCGTCGCGGTCAAGTTCGCCTTCAGCGAACCCGCGGTCTCCTGGAACCTCGCCTTTCTCATCGGCGCACTGCTGGTGGCGACGGGACCGACGGTCATCACGCCGATCCTGAACGTCGTCCCGGTCCGGGATCGGGTCGCGACTGCCTTGGAGACGGAGGGGATCGTCAACGACGTCACCGCAGCGATCATCGCGGTCGTCGTCTTCGAGACGGTCAACCCCGCTGCGAACAGCCAGGGGCTGGTCCGGGCGTTCGCGTTCCGACTGGGGACCGGGCTACTGGTCGGATTGATCGTTGCGGGCCTGTTGTACTACCTGCTACAGTATATCGATCTCTCGCCGAGCGACGCGCCCAGAAACGCCCGGCTGTTGACGCTCGCGGGCGCCCTGGTCGCCTACGCCGCAGCCAACACCATCGCCACCGAGGCCGGCGTCGCCGCGGCCGCGACCGCCGGGGTCGCACTGGGGAACATCGACCACCCCTACGAGGAGGACATCGAGGAGTTCAAAGGCGACATCACGCTGCTCGTCCTTTCGTTCGTCTTTATCGCGCTTGCGGCACAGCTGAGCCTCGACGCGCTTATCGATGTCGGGCTGGCCGGGATCGTCGTCGTCGCCGCCGTCGCCTTGCTCATCCGTCCGCTGCTCGTGTTCGTTTCGATGACCGGTGATCGGTTTACCCGGGCCGAGAAACTGTTCGTCAGCTTCGTCGGTCCACGCGGGATCATTCCGGCATCGGTCGCGACGCTGTTTGCAGTCGAGTTGAATACTGTCGCCGAGGAACGGCGGGCCGAGGCGGCCGAACTTACCGGTGCGGAGGCCGACGCGCTTCTCCAGCAGGCCCAACTGCTGGGGACACAGGCCGAGATACTGCTGGGGACCGTCTTTCTCGTCATCTTCGTGACTGCCCTGCTAGAGGGCGGTCTCGCGCGTACGATCGCGGAGAAACTGAATGTGATACCAATGCGAGTCATCATCGTCGGCGGCGGCAAGGTCGGCCGCGCACTCGCCGAACGGCTGGAGGACCGAGGGGAGAACATCGTCATCATCGAACAGGACGAATCGATCGTCGAACGCGCCCGGAACGAGGGGTACGCGGTCGAGATCGGTGACGGCACCGACACGGACGTGTTACGCTCCGCCGGTGCCGAGAACGCAAAGACAGTCGTCGCTGCGACCGGTGACGACGACGCGAACCTGCTGGTCTCACAGCTGGCCAGTTCGAAGTTCGGCGTCGAGCGGATCATCGCCCGCGCGAACAACCCCAACAACGTCGAGGCCTTCGAGGATCTCGGCGTCCGGACCATCTCCTCGGCGATGGCGACCGCCTGGGCCATCGACAACCAGATCGAACGGCCGGCCATCGCTCACTGGATGACCGACGTGGGCCGGAGTGGCGACGTCCAGGAGGTCGAAGTCAAAAACGAGGAGCTGATCGGTAAATCCGTCCGCGAGATCGGGCCGATGCTCCCCGATGCTTGTCTCATCGCGCTGGTCAGCGGTAAAGACTACGAGGACGCACAGGTCCCGACCGCCGACTACGTCCTTCAGGAGGGTGACATGGTGACACTGCTCGGTCGCCGCGAGTCGGTCCGTGACGGGATGAAACTCGTCGGTGACGGCTAG
- a CDS encoding PaaI family thioesterase — translation MDVEGIFNELPFVEELGIALTAADEGHAEGRLPLQPEHSSNPTQMIAHGGVTYSLVDTVGGAAVVSLSETISPTVDMRIDYLAPATADIRAEADVIRMGGSVAVVDIDVYDADDHHVATARGTYKTSGEGDGSPWQQD, via the coding sequence ATGGACGTCGAGGGAATCTTCAACGAGTTGCCGTTCGTCGAGGAGTTAGGAATAGCGCTCACTGCCGCCGACGAGGGGCACGCCGAGGGCCGGCTTCCGTTGCAACCCGAACACTCGTCGAACCCGACCCAGATGATCGCACACGGCGGCGTCACGTACTCGCTCGTCGACACGGTCGGCGGCGCGGCCGTCGTCTCGCTGTCGGAGACGATCTCACCGACGGTGGACATGCGGATCGACTACCTCGCGCCGGCGACGGCGGATATACGCGCCGAGGCCGACGTGATTCGGATGGGCGGAAGCGTCGCCGTCGTCGATATCGACGTGTACGACGCCGACGACCATCACGTCGCGACGGCTCGTGGAACCTACAAGACGAGCGGCGAAGGCGACGGGTCGCCCTGGCAGCAAGACTAG
- a CDS encoding TrmB family transcriptional regulator sugar-binding domain-containing protein: MAETVAQLARFGLSETEARTYVAVLERGSATIAELSTATDISTGYVYDLVESLEDRGLVVVDDHRTPTRVRAVDPESAIESMTEELSELATDLAERHTEAEPDYPAVELVRTRETLYDRLERLVENASQEVFLSVPAPAIGRLTPALERAVRRGVFVAVLLGTAGVDGPVDVERIAGGTHVVRTWEATVASLAAADGRVSITSDSSLLHGQHREGEYGLAIEQSPKNATAILSQWSNFWAAGQQIYRADCPSLPLETVSFRHGLFAIATHDDPHSLAVTAHLLPEQDRETLTGRVVETKQGLVDPVTAEFTGQNGLVLDVDGTNHSVGGSGAYTEAFAADRLSVRERE, encoded by the coding sequence ATGGCCGAGACGGTAGCACAGTTGGCTCGGTTCGGGCTCTCGGAGACGGAAGCACGGACGTACGTCGCAGTGCTGGAACGGGGCAGTGCGACCATCGCGGAACTCAGTACGGCGACCGACATCTCGACGGGCTACGTCTACGATCTCGTCGAGAGCCTCGAGGACCGCGGGCTGGTCGTCGTCGACGACCACCGGACGCCGACACGGGTCCGGGCGGTCGATCCGGAGTCGGCCATCGAGTCGATGACCGAGGAGCTATCCGAGTTAGCGACGGATCTGGCCGAGCGCCACACCGAAGCCGAACCGGACTACCCGGCGGTCGAACTCGTCAGGACGCGGGAGACGCTGTACGACCGACTGGAGCGACTCGTCGAGAACGCCAGCCAGGAGGTGTTCCTGTCGGTCCCCGCGCCGGCGATCGGTCGTCTCACGCCCGCGCTGGAGCGTGCCGTCCGTCGGGGCGTGTTCGTGGCTGTCCTGCTGGGGACGGCCGGTGTCGACGGTCCGGTCGATGTCGAGCGGATCGCTGGTGGAACACACGTCGTCCGGACGTGGGAGGCGACCGTCGCCAGCTTGGCCGCCGCCGACGGGCGCGTCTCGATCACCAGCGACTCCTCGCTGTTGCACGGCCAACACCGCGAGGGTGAGTACGGGCTAGCGATCGAACAGAGTCCCAAAAACGCCACTGCGATCCTCTCGCAGTGGTCGAATTTCTGGGCCGCCGGCCAGCAGATCTACCGCGCCGACTGCCCCTCGCTTCCACTGGAGACCGTCTCGTTCCGACACGGACTGTTCGCCATCGCGACCCACGACGACCCCCACTCGCTGGCGGTGACCGCCCACCTCCTCCCGGAACAGGACAGGGAGACGCTGACCGGGCGGGTCGTCGAGACGAAACAGGGGCTGGTCGACCCCGTCACCGCCGAGTTCACCGGGCAGAACGGACTGGTGCTGGACGTCGACGGTACCAATCACAGCGTCGGCGGCAGCGGTGCCTACACCGAGGCGTTCGCGGCCGACCGCCTCTCGGTACGCGAACGGGAGTAG
- a CDS encoding thiolase family protein — protein MPTPVIVDAVRTPQGKEDGAYAEVRSEELSIPLVNQLLASTGVESDEVDDLLWGCAQQRGEQGNNLARVISLLSDLGESVPGSTVNRWCASSAEALMRAADAVAAGQREVLIAGGVESMSRVKMGENTHNVHPRLADLYNIGELQMGMTAEKVADEKDVARQAQDEYALRSHERAAAATDEGRFDDEIVPVETDEGRIEEDEGIRRDTSLEKLSGLPTVFKSDGTVTPGNASQVSDGAAGLMVTSRAFAEERDLEILAEIGAHEVAGVDPTVMGIGPVPAVRKLGERIDRDTDEYDLVELNEAFASQTLYCQRELGFDDEIFNVNGGAIAIGHPLGASGARLPVTLVHEMNRRDADLGLATECVGFGQGAAIEFHRP, from the coding sequence ATGCCAACACCGGTTATCGTCGACGCGGTACGGACGCCACAGGGGAAAGAAGACGGCGCGTACGCGGAGGTTCGCAGCGAGGAGCTCTCGATCCCGCTCGTCAACCAGTTGCTCGCCAGTACCGGCGTCGAGTCCGACGAGGTCGACGACCTGCTGTGGGGCTGTGCCCAGCAGCGGGGCGAGCAGGGGAACAACCTTGCCCGCGTGATCTCGCTGCTGTCGGATCTGGGCGAGTCGGTCCCCGGATCGACGGTCAACCGCTGGTGTGCCTCCTCGGCGGAGGCGTTGATGCGGGCGGCCGACGCCGTCGCTGCGGGCCAGCGCGAAGTCCTGATCGCCGGCGGCGTCGAGTCGATGTCCCGCGTGAAGATGGGCGAGAACACCCACAACGTCCATCCGCGGCTGGCCGACCTGTACAACATCGGCGAACTCCAGATGGGGATGACCGCCGAGAAAGTCGCCGATGAGAAAGACGTCGCCCGCCAGGCACAGGACGAGTACGCCCTGCGGAGCCACGAGCGGGCCGCAGCGGCGACCGACGAAGGGCGCTTCGACGACGAGATCGTTCCCGTCGAGACCGACGAGGGCCGCATCGAGGAAGACGAGGGTATCCGCCGTGACACCTCCCTGGAGAAGCTCTCGGGCCTCCCGACGGTGTTCAAGTCCGACGGGACAGTCACGCCGGGCAACGCCTCGCAGGTCTCGGACGGGGCCGCGGGCCTCATGGTCACCTCCCGGGCGTTCGCCGAGGAGCGGGACCTGGAGATCTTAGCCGAGATCGGTGCCCACGAGGTCGCCGGCGTCGATCCGACGGTCATGGGGATCGGGCCGGTCCCTGCCGTCCGCAAACTGGGCGAGCGGATCGATCGGGACACCGACGAGTACGACCTGGTCGAACTGAACGAAGCCTTCGCCTCCCAGACGCTGTACTGCCAGCGCGAGCTGGGGTTCGACGACGAGATCTTCAACGTCAACGGTGGCGCCATCGCCATCGGCCACCCGCTGGGGGCAAGCGGCGCTCGCCTCCCGGTGACGCTCGTCCACGAGATGAACCGCCGGGACGCCGACCTGGGACTGGCGACCGAGTGTGTCGGCTTCGGCCAGGGTGCGGCGATCGAGTTCCACCGGCCCTGA
- a CDS encoding pyridoxamine 5'-phosphate oxidase family protein, translating into MTVDSLEAAGLARMDDEAIGAFVASQQVGVLGLPAEGAPYMVPISYGYDDESLYFTFVGGPDSRKRRLIEDTEQAGFLVYDVRSMFNWESVVLAGRPERVRESAVEGLETILDGAWRPDLFERLAESAEIVVYRFQIEERSGIKHTGLPPGFADG; encoded by the coding sequence ATGACAGTCGATTCACTCGAAGCGGCCGGACTGGCACGGATGGACGACGAGGCCATCGGGGCGTTCGTCGCGAGCCAGCAAGTCGGGGTCCTCGGTCTGCCGGCCGAGGGGGCACCGTACATGGTTCCGATCTCGTATGGCTACGACGACGAGTCGCTGTATTTCACCTTCGTCGGCGGTCCCGACAGCCGGAAACGACGGCTCATCGAGGACACCGAGCAGGCGGGCTTTCTCGTCTACGACGTGCGGTCGATGTTCAACTGGGAGAGTGTCGTCCTGGCAGGACGCCCGGAACGAGTCCGCGAGTCGGCGGTCGAGGGCCTCGAAACGATCCTCGACGGAGCGTGGCGACCCGACCTGTTCGAGCGCCTCGCCGAGTCCGCGGAGATCGTCGTCTATCGGTTCCAGATCGAGGAACGCAGCGGCATAAAACACACCGGGTTGCCGCCGGGTTTCGCCGACGGCTGA
- a CDS encoding YegP family protein produces the protein MYRGRIGEPTTDDEAYGYWLFVVGILLGIAGLLLFYFSPDNSLPRQLGYISGAIGLVALIVGPTLRLQLTRRALILSYLGAVVCLAGVVWFTTVYPSNWAGPSGHTGVISVYLLGLLLTAVGAVVAPLLTGRREEYERMKATAEAATEEAEEARQAAEEATETATRATRERDSLTEKLATSEATREEMTTVLDATEAELTAAQETIAAAMDSKATFEVYTDKAGKHRWRLRHRNSNVIADSAQGYASRQKAMQGLRSVQSNAVGGGVVVLPAATEDDTPEDVPEIPAEESQATYEVYEDAGGDYRWRLRHNNGNIIADGSEGYASKSNARRGLDGVQAYVPGAPYLTLDPVGFEVYPDAAGEFRWRLLHRNGNILADSGEGYRTRASARDAAERVQRTAPDATTDDGFEVYEDNAGKWRWRLKAANGEIIADSGQGYSNRSKAMDGLERVQNYAADAALLPVGSTVFELFADAADEWRWRLRHRNGNILADSGEGYTERNKAIDAIQSVKRHAPGAETAE, from the coding sequence ATGTACCGTGGTCGAATCGGTGAGCCGACAACAGACGACGAAGCCTACGGATACTGGCTGTTCGTGGTCGGTATCCTCCTGGGTATCGCCGGCCTACTGCTGTTTTACTTCTCACCTGATAATTCACTCCCCCGACAGTTGGGCTACATCTCGGGGGCGATCGGACTAGTCGCTCTCATCGTCGGACCGACACTCCGACTCCAGTTGACGCGGCGAGCGCTGATCCTCTCGTATCTCGGGGCCGTCGTCTGTCTGGCCGGCGTCGTCTGGTTCACGACGGTCTACCCCTCGAACTGGGCGGGGCCGAGCGGTCACACCGGCGTGATATCGGTGTACCTGCTCGGACTGCTCCTGACCGCGGTCGGCGCCGTCGTCGCCCCGCTGTTGACCGGGCGCCGGGAGGAGTACGAACGGATGAAGGCGACCGCGGAAGCCGCGACGGAGGAGGCCGAGGAGGCCAGGCAGGCCGCCGAGGAGGCCACCGAAACCGCGACGCGGGCGACACGTGAACGCGATTCGCTGACCGAGAAGCTGGCGACCAGCGAGGCGACCCGTGAAGAGATGACGACGGTCCTAGACGCCACCGAGGCCGAACTGACCGCCGCACAGGAGACCATCGCCGCCGCGATGGATTCGAAGGCGACCTTCGAGGTGTACACCGACAAGGCCGGCAAACACCGCTGGCGGCTCCGCCACCGGAACTCCAACGTCATCGCCGACAGCGCGCAGGGATACGCCTCCCGGCAGAAGGCGATGCAGGGCCTGCGAAGCGTCCAGTCCAACGCCGTCGGCGGCGGGGTCGTCGTCCTGCCCGCGGCCACCGAGGACGACACCCCCGAGGACGTTCCCGAGATTCCGGCCGAGGAGAGCCAGGCGACCTACGAGGTCTACGAGGACGCCGGCGGGGACTACCGCTGGCGGCTGCGCCACAACAACGGGAACATCATCGCCGACGGGAGCGAGGGATACGCCTCGAAATCGAACGCACGGCGTGGCCTCGACGGGGTCCAGGCGTACGTGCCCGGCGCCCCCTACCTCACGCTCGATCCCGTCGGGTTCGAGGTCTACCCGGACGCTGCCGGCGAGTTCCGCTGGCGGTTGCTCCACCGCAACGGCAACATCCTCGCCGACAGCGGCGAGGGCTACAGGACCCGTGCTAGCGCCCGGGACGCGGCCGAGCGTGTCCAACGGACCGCGCCCGACGCCACCACCGACGACGGGTTCGAGGTCTACGAGGACAACGCCGGGAAGTGGCGCTGGCGGCTCAAAGCGGCCAACGGCGAGATCATCGCCGACAGCGGCCAGGGCTACAGCAACCGGAGCAAGGCCATGGACGGTCTCGAACGGGTCCAGAACTACGCGGCCGACGCGGCCCTGCTCCCGGTGGGAAGTACCGTCTTCGAACTGTTCGCGGACGCGGCCGACGAGTGGCGCTGGCGACTGCGCCACCGGAACGGCAACATCCTCGCCGACAGCGGCGAGGGCTACACCGAGCGCAACAAGGCCATCGACGCCATCCAGAGCGTGAAACGCCACGCACCGGGCGCCGAAACGGCCGAGTAA